The nucleotide sequence GCGCGTACACGACAGCTTCGACAAAGCCATCGAGGCGCGCATGAAAGGCCAAGTGCCGGTCAACCGCGAGGCCTCAGAACTGCTCGCCCAGCGTGGCGTAATGCCGGTGCCCGGCGGTTATGTTTGGCGCACCGATAGTCGTCTGGCCCTCCCTTCGCCGGTGCGCCTGACTCTGCCGCAGGCGCTGGCCTTCGTCGAGCGCATCACTTGCCCGATCAATCTGGTGGTCGCCCAACAAGGCATTCTCCGGAAGATTCCCGGCACCTTCGACATGCTCGAGCGGCTGCCCGTCGAGATCACCGAGCTGCCCGGTCGTCACCATCTGCACCTGGAAGACGAGGAGGGCGCGCAGGCCGTCGCAGACTGTTTCAATCGCTTCTTCCATCCTGCTTGACGGGCTTCGGCCGAGCGGTAAGGCTGGGTGGGTCGAGACAGGAGAAGCACATGATCGATCTGTACACCGCCGCCACCCCCAACGGCCACAAGGTGTCCATCGCCCTCGAAGAGCTCGGGTTGCCCTATGAAGTGCACCCGCTGAACTTCGAGCTGAAGGAACAGAAAAGCCCTGCCTTTCTGAAGATCAATCCGAATGGCCGCATCCCGGCCATCGTCGATCGCGACAATGACAACTTCGCCGTGTTCGAGTCCGGCGCCATCCTTCTCTACCTCGCCGAATTGACCGGCCAATTGCTGCCGCAGGATGCCAAGGCTCGCTCGCTGGCGATTCAGTGGCTGATGTTCCAGATAGGCGGCGTCGGCCCGATGCAGGGTCAGGCTAACGTATTTTTCCGCTACTTCCCGGAGAAGCTGCAGCCGGCCATCGACCGTTATCAGCACGAAACCCGCCGTCTTTATGAGGTGCTCGACAGCCGTTTGAGCGAAGCACCGTACCTGGCCGGCGAGTATGGGATTGCCGACATCGCCACGTTTCCCTGGGTGCGTTTGTACGACTGGGCTGGCATCTCCCTCGACGGCCTCGCGCATCTGCAGCGCTGGCTGGCAGCCATCGAGGCGCGGCCGGCGGTGCAGCGCGGTTTGGCGGTACCCAAGCGTCGCGAGCCGGATGAGCAGGTGATCAAAGGTGCGCAATCGATGTTGATGCGATGAGCTTCTCGATGTCTCTGCGCCGGACTTTGGCGCTAGTTCTCTGCAGTTTCAGCGCCGTGGCCGCTGATCTGCCCGACAGTCATGATCTTGCCGGTATTCCGCGGTTTCCCCGGGCGGAAATCGTCGACTTCCGTGAGCAGACTGATCAGGAACGCATCTATCCGCAGGGTTCGATCCGCCGCATCAGCAATCAGCTGCGCTATGAGCAACAGGTCGCCACGCAAGGTCAGCTGACCTCGGTGACCTATCAGCTACCCGCCGAACACTTCGGCGATCAGGCTTTCAACGCTACCCGCCAAGCATTGCAGGAGCAGGGCGCCGAACTGTTGTACTGGTGTGAAGGGCGCGATTGCGGCTCCAGCAGCCTGTGGGCCAATTCGGTATTTGGTAACGCCAAGCTGATGGGCTCGGACGAGCAGCAGGACTACCTGTTGCTGCGTCTGGCGCCACCGCAGCAGGATGTACTGGTCGCGCTGTACGGCATCACTCGTGGCAACCGCCGCGCCTATTTGCATGTCGAGCAACTGCAAGCCAGCGCGCCGTTGGGTGAGCTGTTGCCCACTGCGGGTACTTTATTGCGGCAGCTGCGCGCCACCGGCGAGCTGGCGCTGCCGCGTCTCGACGGCGAGCCGGCAGCGAACTGGAGTGAGTTGCTGGCTCGCTGCCTGAACCTCGACACCACCCTGCGGGTCAGTCTGTCAGGGACGCATGCCGAGGCCTGGCGTGAGGCACTGATCCAGCAACGGGTGCGTGCGGCGCGCCTCGAGCTGGAGCCGGGTGAGGTGTTGGGGTTACACATCAAACAGTTGCGCTAGCAGGCCGTTGAAAAATCATCTACGTTGCCAATCTGGCGTTAAAGCGGCCCGCTAGAGCGGCTGCGCCTTGAAGGGCAGGCGCGAGTCAGACATCGTGTAGGTCATCGGTTCGCTCTTCTGCGCGGACCACTTTCATCATTAAGGAAGCTTGTCCATGCCCACCAATGATCGCCTGTTGCTGCAGATTCTGGTGCTGGCGCTGCTCGGTGCCAGTCTGTGGGTGCTGGCTCCGTTCTGGTCGGCACTGTTCTGGGCGGCCGTGCTCGCCTTTGCCAGCTGGCCGCTGATGCCACTGCTGACCCGCTGGCTGAATGGCCGTACCACTGCTGCTGCTGCGATCCTGACCCTGGGCTGGATGCTGCTCGTCGCCGTACCGTTGGTAATGCTGACCATCAACCTCGCCGATCACATCCGCGATGGCATGAGTCTGCTCAAGGACGTGCAGATGCAGGGTCTGCCGGCGCCGCCCGACTGGTTGGGGACTATTCCGCTGATTGGCGAGCGCCTGATCCGGCTCTGGTACACCATCGATCAGCAGGGGTCGGCGTTCTTCGCCAGCCTAAAACCATACATGGGTGAGGTCGGCAATTGGCTGCTGGCGCGCAGCGCACAAATTGGCGCGGGCCTGGTCGAGCTGGTACTCAGTTTGGTGCTGGTGTTTTTCTTCTACCGCGACGGTCCGCGCATGGCGATCTTCGTGCGCAGTGGCCTGCGCCGCCTGATCGGCGACCGGGCTGATCACTACCTGGAGCTGGTGGCCGGCACCGTGCAGCGTGTGGTCAATGGCGTGATCGGCACTGCGGCGGCGCAGGCCGTGCTGGCGCTGATCGGCTTCTGGATCGCCGGGGTGCCGGGGGCACTGGTGCTCGGCCTGCTCACCTTCGCCTTCAGCCTGATTCCCATGGGGCCGCCATTGGTCTGGATTCCCGCCACCGCTTGGTTGGTGTGGCACGGCGAGTACGGTTATGCGGTGTTCCTGGCGATCTGGGGCACTTTCATCATCAGCGGCGTGGACAACGTGCTTAAGCCGTACCTGATCAGTCGCGGCGGTAATCTGCCGCTGGTGGTGGTGCTGCTTGGTGTGTTCGGTGGCCTGCTGGCTTTCGGCTTCATGGGCCTGTTCCTCGGCCCGACTCTGTTGGCGGTTGCCTACAGCCTGGTCAGTGACTGGATCGCCCATGATCCTTCGTTGCCGCCTGCGCCGGTGTTGACGGTCAAGCCGGGAAAACTTGAGGAGCCGGTGATAACCGGCACGGAACCGCCGGACAAATCGTCCGTAACGCCCCAATAAAGTGGGGTTATGCCTCGGTCACCTGTTGGGACGTACAGGCCAGGTAGGCGGCGTTTGGGGTGATGATTCGTAGGGTGGGTTAGCCGTAGGCGTAACCCACCGAGCAGGCTGGACGCCGGTGTTCGAGATGGCACCGCTGGTGGGTTACGCGGCTAACCCACCCTACAAAAGCGGGGTGCACACATAGCTGAGGCATGGTCTTTCTTTACGTCTTCTTTATGCCGCGCTCGCGGCTGACGACTCGTTCCTTTACGCCCTTCCTTTCGAGAATGACTCCACAGCGGGAGAGTCCGCATTAAGGAGCATTACTCATGAGCATTCTCGATGGCGTGTCCCTGGCTTTGGCTTTGGGGCTGTTCATTTACTTGCTGACCGCGCTGCTACGCGCCGATCGTAGTTAGGAGGCGTGATGCAAGTTCAAGATTACCTATTGTTGTTGGCCTTCTTCGCTCTTGTGCTGGTCCCCGCGCCGTTCCTCGGCCGCTACCTGTACCGCGCCATGGAAGGGCAGAAGACCCTGCTGAGCCCGCTGTTCGGTCCGCTCGAGCGCTTCTGTTATCGCCTGTCCGGGGTGAATGAACAGTCTGAGCAGGACTGGAAAACCTACATGCTGGCCCTGCTGGCCTTCACTGCAGCCAGCTTGCTGGTGCTCTTCGCGATTCTGGTGGGGCAGGGTGCGCTGCCGCTCAACCCGCAACAGCTGCCGGGGCTGGAGTGGACACTGGCGTTCAACACCGCAGTGAGCTTCGTCGCCAACACCAACTGGCAGGCTTATAGCGGCGAGGCGTCGCTGAGTTATTTCAGCCAGATGATTGGCCTGACCGTGCAGAACTTTGTCAGCCCGGCGGTCGGCTTGGCCGTGCTGGTGGTGTTCTGCCGTGGCATTGCGCGCAAATCCACCCACAACCTCGGCAACTTCTGGGTCGACCTGACTCGCGCCACTCTCTACGGACTGCTGCCACTGTGCCTGCTGCTGGCGTTGTTCCTGGTCTGGCAGGGCGTGCCGCAGACCTTCCTCGATTACGTGCAGGCCAAAACCCTGCTCGGCGCCGACCAGACCATTCCGCTCGGCCCGGCCGCCAGTCAGATCGCCATCAAGCAGCTCGGCACCAACGGTGGCGGCTTCTTTGGCGTCAACTCGGCGCATCCGTTCGAGAACCCGACGGCCTGGAGCAACCTGTTTGAAATGGCGTCGATCATCCTGATCCCGGCGGCGCTGCTGTTCACCTTCGGCCACTACGTCAAGGACCTGCGCCAGAGCCGCGCCTTGTTGGCCTGCATGCTGGTCATCTTCATGCTCGGCCTGGGCGTAACCCTGTATTCCGAATATCAGCCGAATCCGGCGTTGGCTGCGCTGCCGATCGAGCAGGTCGGCTCCCTGGAAGGCAAGGAAAGCCGCTTCGGCATCACCGCTTCGGCGCTATGGGCGGTCACCACTACCGCGGCGTCGAACGGCTCGGTGAACGCCATGCATGACAGCTTCAGTGCACTGGGCGGATTGGTGCCGATGTTCAACATGATGCTCGGCGAGATTGTCTTCGGCGGCGTCGGTGCCGGGATGTACGGCATGCTGCTGTTCGTTCTGATTGCCGTGTTCCTCGCCGGTTTGATGATCGGCCGCACGCCGGAGTACCTCGGCAAGAAACTTGAGGCCCGCGAGGTCCGCTTGCTGGTCGCGACCCTGCTGGTGATGCCGGTCGGCGTGCTGGTGCTCGGCGCCCTGGCGGCCAGCCTGCCAGGGCCGGCGGCCTCGGTGAGCAACCCGGGAGCCCACGGCTTCAGCCAGATTCTCTACAACTACACCTCCGGTACGGCGAACAACGGCTCGGCCTTTGGTGGCTTCGGCTCTAACACGCCGTACCACAACCTGATGATTGGCCTGGCCATGCTGATCGGGCGCTTCGGCTACATCCTGCCGATCCTCGCCATCGCCGGCAGCCTGGCGGCGAAGAAGACCGCGCCCATCGGCAGAAACAGCTTCCCGACCCACGGCCCGCTGTTCGTCACTCTGCTGACGTTGACCATCCTGCTGGTTGGCGGCCTGACGTTCCTGCCGGCACTGGCCCTTGGGCCGATCGCCGAACACCTTGGCCAACTGGCGCATTGAGGAAATGGATATGAATGCCAATGTGCAAACCCAGGAAATGAAAACCGCCAAAGCGGCGTCGCGCACGAGTTTCGCTGCGTTGTGGCGACCAGCGCTGTTGCAGGCCTTCGTCAAGCTTGACCCGCGCCAGTTGAAGCGCGCGCCGGTGATGCTGGTGGTCGAACTGACTGCGATCGTTACCACGGTGCTGTGCTTCATTCCCAACCCCGCGGTGAGCGTCGGCTTGGCCGTGCAGATCGCCCTGTGGCTGTGGTTCACCGTGTTGTTCGCCAACTTCGCCGAGGCCCTCGCCGAAGGCCGCGGCAAGGCGCGCGCCGATAGCCTGCGCGCCGGTGGCAAGGGCCTGATGGCACGTCGTCAGCTGAGCGTCGGTGATTACCAGGCGGTCGCCGCCAGCCAACTGCGCAAGGGTGACGTCGTGCGCGTCGAGGCCGGCGAGCTGATTCCCGGCGACGGCGAGGTGATCGAAGGCATCGCCGCGGTCAACGAGGCGGCGATCACCGGCGAATCGGCGCCGGTGATCCGCGAGTCCGGCGGTGATCGCTCGGCGGTGACCGGCAATACTCGGTTGGTCTCCGACTGGCTGCGCGTGCGCATTACCGCCAACCCGGGCGAGTCGACGCTGGACCGGATGATCGCCCTGGTCGAAGGCGCCAAGCGGCAGAAAACGCCCAATGAAGTGGCGCTGGATATCCTGCTGATCGGCCTGACCCTGATCTTCCTGCTGGTGGTTGCCACCCTACAGCCGTTCACCCGCTTCGCCGGCGGCGAGCTGCCGCTGGTGTATCTGGTAGCGCTGCTGGTGACGCTGATCCCGACCACCATCGGCGGCCTGCTCTCGGCCATCGGCATCGCCGGCATGGACCGCCTGGTGCGCCTCAACGTGATCGCCAAGTCCGGTCGTGCGGTTGAGGCGGCGGGCGATGTGCATACCTTGCTGCTCGACAAGACCGGCACCATCACCTTCGGCAACCGTCGTTGCACCGCGCTGTACGCCGCGCCGGGGGTGAGTGCCCGCGAACTGGGCGAAGGCGCGTTGCTTGCCTCGCTGGCCGACGACACGGCGGAGGGCAAGTCGATCGTCGAATTCCTGCGCGCTTTGCATCCGCTCGCCGAGCCGGCGCGAGCAGAGATCGAGGTGGTGCCGTTCAGCGCCGAGACGCGGCTGTCCGGGGTCAACTGGAACGGTCATGTGTATCGCAAGGGCGCGGTGGACTCGCTCCTGATGTTCCTGGGTCTTGGTCGCGACCAGCTACCTGTTCCGCTGGCCCGCGAGGTCGAGCAGATCGCCCAGAGCGGTGGTACGCCGCTGCTGGTCGCCGGGCACGGTCGCCTGCTTGGCGCGATCCATCTCAAGGACGTGGTCAAGCCGGGCATCCGCGAGCGTTTCGCCGAGTTGCGCAAGATGGGCATCCGCACCGTGATGGTCACCGGCGACAACCCGCTGACCGCCGCTGCCATCGCCGCCGAAGCCGGGGTCGATGACGTGCTCGCCGAGGCCACGCCGGAGAAGAAGCTGCAGCGCATCCGCAGCGAGCAGGCCGACGGCAAGCTGGTCGCCATGTGCGGCGACGGCGCCAACGACGCGCCGGCGCTGGCTCAGGCCGACGTCGGTCTGGCGATGAACGATGGCACCCAGGCGGCCCGCGAGGCGGCCAACCTGGTCGACCTGGACAGCGATCCGACCAAGTTGCTCGACGTGGTGCAGGTCGGCAAGGAGCTGCTGGTGACCCGCGGCGCGTTGACCACCTTCTCGGTGGCCAACGACATCGCCAAGTACTTCGCCATCCTCCCGGCGCTGTTCGCCAGCATCTACCCGCAGCTCGGCGCGCTCAACATCATGCAGCTGCACAGCCCGCAGAGCGCGATCCTCTCGGCCATCGTGTTCAACGCGCTGATCATCGTCGCGCTGATACCCCTGGCCCTGCGTGGGGTGCGCGTGCAAGCCGCCGACGCGGCCAGCCTGCTGCGCCGCAACCTGCTGATCTACGGCCTCGGCGGGATCATCGCGCCGTTCGTGGGGATCAAGTTGATCGACCTGCTGCTGGTGGCGGTGGGACTGGTGTAGCGCTTTTTCTCCCCTCGCCCACGCTCTGTTTATGAAGTGTGGGAGGGGGGACTGGTTAGGTGCAGGTGTGAAGATTTTGTAGCCCGGATGCAATCCGGGGACGCCCTCCCGGATTGCATCCGGGCTACGGCTTAGGCAACTGATACATACAGATTCGGAGAACCATCATGCTCAAGCAATTCCGTCCCGCCATCAGCCTATTGGTGCTGATGACTCTGATTACCGGCGTGGCCTATCCGCTCGCCGTCACCGGCATCGCCCAAGTGGCGTTCCCCGAGCAAGCCAACGGCAGCCTGGTGCGCGATGCCCAAGGCGTGGTGCGCGGCAGCGCGCTGCTGGCCCAGTCGTTCGAGGGCGAGCAGTGGTTTCAGCCGCGCCCGTCGGCGGCGAACTTCGCCACGGTGGCCAGCGGTGCGAGCAACCTGGCGCCGAGCAACCCGGCGCTGGCCGAACGCATAGGCAAGGAAGCCGTGCGCCTGGCCGAAGTAGGGCAGGGCACGGTGCCGATGGAGCTGGTCACTACCTCGGCCAGCGGCCTCGATCCGCACCTGTCGCCGACCGCGGCCGGCTACCAGATCCCGCGCATCGCCGCCGCTCGCGGTATGACCACCGATAGCCTGCAACGCCTGGTGCAGCAGAACACCGAGACGCCGCTGGTGGGCCCGGCAGTGGTCAATGTGCTGGCGCTCAATCTGGCTCTCGCCGACAATCCCGCCATTGCCTCCATCCCTAAACTGCATGAGTGAAACGCATGAGTGACGCCGTCCGCGCCGATGCCCTGTTGGCCGATATGTCCAAGGCCGGGCGCGGCCGGTTGAAGGTTTTTCTCGGTGCGGCGCCGGGGGTCGGCAAGACCTTCGCCATGCTCCAGGCGGCGCAGGCGCAACTGCGTCAGGGTGCCGACCTGCGTGCCGGGGTGGTCGAGACTCACGGTCGCGCGGAGACCGAGGCGCTGCTCGCCGGTCTGCCGCAGCAGCCGTTAAAGCGTCTGGAATATCGCGGCGTGGCGCTGACCGAGATGGACCTCGACGGCATCCTCGCCAAGCCGCCGCAGCTGGTGCTGGTCGACGAGCTGGCGCACAGCAACGCGCCCGGCAGTCGCCATGCCAAGCGCTGGCAGGACGTGCTGGAGCTGCTCGAAGCCGGCATCGACGTCTACACCACGGTCAACGTGCAGCACCTTGAGGCGCTTAACGACCAGGTGCGCGATATCACTGGCGTGCAGGTGCGCGAGACGGTGCCGGACTGGGTGCTGCAGGAAGCCGACGAAATCCTCCTGATCGACCTGCCACCGCGCGAACTGCTCGAGCGCCTGCGCGACGGCAAGGTGTATGTGCCGGAGCAGGCGCGCGCGGCCATCGATGCGTTCTTCAGCCAGACCAACCTCACCGCGCTGCGCGAGCTGGCGATGCAGACCGCCGCCGCGCGGGTCGATGCCGACCTCAACCGGCGCTACCGCCAGCTCGGCCAGGAGGCGCCGACCGTGCGCGGGCGGCTGCTGGTCGGGGTGGACGGCGATGAGCAGGCCGAACGTCTGGTGCGGCATGCCAGCCGGGTTGCCGAGCGGCGCCATCTGCCCTGGTCGCTGGTGCATGTCGACATCGGTCGGCCGCACGACGAACAGGCGCGTGCGCGCCTGCAGGCGGCCCAGCAACTGGCCGAACGTCTCGGGGGCGAGGTGATCACCCTGCGCGCCGAGGAAGTCGCCCGTACGCTGATCGAGCATGCGGCCGAGCGCCGCGCCAGTTTGCTATTGGTCGGCCGCAGTCGCCAGCGCCTGCGCCGCCGCTGGCTGGGTCGCGGTCTCGCCGAGCGCCTGCTGCGTTTTGGCGAAGGCCTGGAAGTCAGCGTGCTGGACACCGACATCGGCCATGCGCCGGCGGCGCAGCGGACCCGCGCGCCCTGGGTGCTGCGCGACTACCTGCTTGCCGCGTGCGCCGCGCTCGGCGCTGCGGGACTGGCCTGGGCCGTATCGCGGACCCTGGAGCTGCCGAACATCTCCCTGGTGTTTCTCGCCGCGGTGCTGCTGGTCGCCGTGCGCAGCAGTCTGGGTCCGGCGCTGGCTTGCGCGGCGCTGTCGTTCCTGGCCTACGACTTCCTGTTCATTCCGCCAATTTTTTCCCTGACCATCCAGCGCCAGGAAGACGTGCTGACTCTGCTGTTCTTCCTGCTGATGGCCGGCCTCACTGGCAACCTCGCCGCGCGGCAGCGTCGCCAGGTGGACGCGCTGCGGCAGACCCAGGGCGAGACCACGGCACTCCTCGAATTGTCGCGCAAGCTGACCGCCGCCACCGATCGGCAGGCGGTGCTGGCGGTGGCCGCGCAACAGTTTTCCGTCTGGAGCGACGTCGAGGTGTGTCTGTTGGGGCGCAGTGCAGACGGGGTGTGGAAGGTCGAAGCGGGCGTACAGCGCCTGCTCGCCGAGCAGGAGCGCGCCGCCGCCGACTGGTGCTGGCGCCACGACCAGCCGGCCGGCCTCGGCACCGGCACACTGCCGGGTGGGCGCTGGTGGTGGTGGCCGCTGTCCGGCGACGACGGTCCCTTGGCGCTGCTCGGCGTCAGTCCGCGTGATGGGCGTGTGCTACCGGCCGAGCGCCGCCGCCTGCTCGCCGCGCTGGCCCAGCCATTGGCCCAGGCGCTGGCCCGCGCGCAGCTGGCCGAGGATCTGGAAGCCGCGCGCCTGCACGGTGAGACCGAGCAATTGCGCAGTGCACTGCTGGCCTCGGTATCCCACGACCTGCGTACGCCGCTGACCGCCATGCGCGGCTCGATCGACAGCCTGCTGGCGCTCGGCGAGGCGATCTCGCTGGCCGACCGCCGCGAGCTGCTGGAGGGCACCCGCGACGAAGCCGAGCGCCTGGACCGCTATATCCAGAACTTGCTGGACATGACCCGCCTTGGCCACGGCGAGTTGAAGCTCGCCCGCGACTGGGTGGCGCCAGTGGACATCGTCGCCAGCGCCCTGCAGCGCTTGCGTGCGGTGTTGGCGCCTTTGAATGTGCAAACCCGCGTGGCGGACGAGTTGCCGCTGCTGTATGTGCATGCCGCGTTGATCGAACAGGCGCTGATCAACGTGCTGGAGAACGCCGCACGCTTCTCACCGACCCAGGCCAGCCTGCAGGTGACGGTCGAGGCGGACGAGACTGAGCTGCGCTTCGCGGTCAGCGATCAGGGGCCGGGGATTCCCCACGCCGAGCGGGCGAAGATCTTCGACATGTTCTACACCGCAGCTCGCGGCGACCGGGGCGGGCAGGGCACTGGGCTCGGCCTGGCGATCTGCCAGGGCATGATCGGTGCGCACGGTGGGAAGGTAACGGTCGGCGACGGCATGGACGGCCAGGGCACGACCCTGACCCTGCATCTACCCTTGCACCCGCAGCCGCAGTTGGAAGATGAGTAATGGTTTTCAAGGCGCAGACGTAGGGCGGGTGCAACCCGCGGCTACCGGCAATGCGGGTTTCACCCGCCCTACGAAATTGAGCGTTCCCAGATACCACGTGGAAACCATCGGAAATAGACTCAGCCCATGACAAGCAACCAACCGACCATCCTGGTCATCGACGACGAGCCGCAGATCCGCAAGTTTCTGCGCATCAGCTTGAGCGCCCAGCAATACCGGGTGCTGGAGGCGGCCAATGGGGCGGAAGGCTTGGCCCAGGCGGCGTTGGCCAAGCCGGACCTGCTGGTGCTCGACCTCGGCCTGCCCGATATGGATGGCCAGCAGGTGCTCAGCGAGCTGCGTCAGTGGTCGCAAGTGCCGGTACTGGTGCTCTCGGTGCGCGCCAGCGAAGGCGAGAAGGTCCTGGCCCTGGACGGCGGCGCCAACGACTACGTGACCAAGCCGTTCAGTATCCAGGAATTCCTCGCCCGCGTGCGCGTGTTGCTCCGTCAGGCCGACAACGGCGAGCAGGCGCCAGCGCAGGTCAGCAGCGGCCCGCTGACTATCGATTTCGCCTACCGGCGGGTGAGCCTGGATGGCGTCGAGATCGCTCTGACTCGCAAGGAGTACGCCGTGCTGGCGCAACTGGCACGTCATCTCGGGCGCGTGGTGACCCAGCAGCAGTTGCTCAAGGACATCTGGGGGCCGACCCATGCGGAAGATAGCCACTACCTGCGCGTGGTGGTCGGTCACTTGCGCCAGAAGCTCGGCGACGATCCCGCCGCGCCACGTTTCATCGTGACTGAAGCGGGCGTTGGCTATCGCCTGCGCGAGTGCTGATATCCGATAGCGAAATGTGGTTTCCTTCCGGGTAACCGAGGAGGACATTTCATGAGTAACGCGAATACCCGGATTGGCATCATCGGCGCAGGTGCCATCGGCGGCTTCTACGGAGTGATGCTGGCGCGCGCTGGTTTCGATGTGCATTTCCTGTATCGCAGCGAGTTCGCCGCGGTGCAGGAACACGGCCTGACCCTGAAGAGCAAACGGCTCGGCGACTACAGTCCCAGCTCCCTGCAAGCCTATGGCGCCGCCGCCGACATGCCGCCTTGCGATTGGCTGCTGGTGGCCGCCAAGACCACCGCCAACCTCGCGCTGGCCCCATCCATCGCCAAGGTTGCTGCACCGGGCGCCAAGGTGGTGCTGTTGCAGAACGGTCTGGCGGTTGAGGATGAGCTGCGGCCATTACTACCGGAAAGCCTGCATCTGCTCGGCGGTCTGTGCCTGGTTTCGACCCATCGTCGTGGGCCGGGAATGATCGAGCATTACGGCGGTGGGCGGGTCAATCTGGGCTATCACTCCGGTCCAGCCAAGGGCACGGCTGCTCAGCAAATCGTCGAAGAAGGCGCCGGGCTGTTTGTCGCTGCCGGACTGGAGGCGGAGAGCATGGACGACCTGGCCCAG is from Pseudomonas sp. LS44 and encodes:
- a CDS encoding response regulator; the protein is MTSNQPTILVIDDEPQIRKFLRISLSAQQYRVLEAANGAEGLAQAALAKPDLLVLDLGLPDMDGQQVLSELRQWSQVPVLVLSVRASEGEKVLALDGGANDYVTKPFSIQEFLARVRVLLRQADNGEQAPAQVSSGPLTIDFAYRRVSLDGVEIALTRKEYAVLAQLARHLGRVVTQQQLLKDIWGPTHAEDSHYLRVVVGHLRQKLGDDPAAPRFIVTEAGVGYRLREC
- a CDS encoding putative 2-dehydropantoate 2-reductase; this encodes MSNANTRIGIIGAGAIGGFYGVMLARAGFDVHFLYRSEFAAVQEHGLTLKSKRLGDYSPSSLQAYGAAADMPPCDWLLVAAKTTANLALAPSIAKVAAPGAKVVLLQNGLAVEDELRPLLPESLHLLGGLCLVSTHRRGPGMIEHYGGGRVNLGYHSGPAKGTAAQQIVEEGAGLFVAAGLEAESMDDLAQARWQKLLFNIPLNGLSVLLNSGSRALMTKPETRALVRELMDEVVAGAAACGHPVPAGSVEMAWASTDVQTDYQPSMFLDFAAQRPLEIGAIYAAPLAAVAKVGFAMPKIEMLYQSLCFLDERNRP